One region of Wyeomyia smithii strain HCP4-BCI-WySm-NY-G18 chromosome 3, ASM2978416v1, whole genome shotgun sequence genomic DNA includes:
- the LOC129731605 gene encoding prolactin regulatory element-binding protein, which translates to MAPTRKPNEGLLARVNFPLYAIEMLTSRHVLVAGGGGASKTGVANGFEIYEIYHNGDRYVADEVVRHETGPTVVMNCAIRNDEKRTLLLAGQESHCQMYLVNSIITSSDGDFVGGTKADSIDGLRKRKNISYQPQANGQANHQTPKQKNVEGRENSNSRVKKQIRFEIKTGDSVQTDFTESEPLQRVVRISPNGRIMATGGMDGHLRIWNFPKMTLLSDIAAHTKEIDDIDFSPDNKHIVSIAKDGLGVIWSINPDKESRKLTWNPPEGIRYLMKRCRYGAIEGQKDKHRLFTLANPFSKSGKAKGLLQQWNPETGRLTRVVEIDESLAALAVRDDGRFVAIGTMFSGSVSIYIAFSLQRVLHVPNAHAMFVTGLQFLPVTNFDGPSVTGDTEAAVLSISVDNRVCVHSLQYRHSLPAWVAVFAIILILFVTFCFCSYIGL; encoded by the exons ATGGCACCTACGAGAAAACCTAACGAAGGTCTGCTGGCAAGGGTTAACTTTCCATTGTATGCGATCGAAATGTTGACCAGCCGACACGTCCTAGTCGCTGGTGGAGGTGGTGCCTCTAAAACCGGGGTAGCCAACGGATTC GAAATCTATGAGATTTATCACAACGGTGACCGCTATGTAGCAGATGAAGTGGTTCGACACGAAACGGGTCCAACGGTGGTCATGAACTGTGCCATCCGGAATGATGAAAAACGAACCTTGCTCCTAGCTGGCCAAGAAAGTCACTGCCAAATGTATCTAGTGAATTCGATAATAACTTCATCAGATGGTGACTTCGTAGGTGGCACGAAAGCTGATTCCATAGATGGACTCCGAAAACGTAAAAATATCTCCTATCAACCGCAAGCCAACGGTCAAGCTAATCATCAAactccaaaacaaaaaaatgttgaagGACGTGAGAATTCGAATAGCAGGGTTAAAAAACAAATTCGCTTTGAAATCAAAACAGGGGATTCGGTACAAACTGACTTCACTGAGTCGGAACCATTGCAACGAGTCGTACGCATTAGTCCTAATGGGCGTATTATGGCTACGGGTGGAATGGACGGACATTTAAGGATATGGAATTTCCCTAAAATGACCTTGCTGTCCGACATTGCAGCTCATACTAAAGAAATTGATGATATAGACTTTAGTCCAGATAACAAACATATTGTTTCAATTGCCAAAGATGGGCTCGGAGTAATATGGTCAATAAATCCAGACAAAGAGTCTCGGAAGTTAACCTGGAATCCGCCGGAAGGAATTCGCTATCTGATGAAACGCTGCCGATATGGGGCTATTGAAGGTCAAAAAGACAAGCACCGACTATTTACGTTGGCGAACCCGTTCTCGAAGTCGGGCAAAGCCAAAGGACTTCTCCAGCAATGGAATCCAGAGACTGGTCGGCTGACACGGGTTGTAGAAATTGATgaatcacttgcagctttggcTGTGCGAGACGACGGTCGTTTCGTTGCCATTGGAACAATGTTTAGCGGTTCAGTATCAATCTACATTGCATTTAGCTTGCAGCGGGTGCTTCATGTTCCCAACGCCCACGCTATGTTTGTGACAGGATTGCAATTCCTTCCTGTTACTAATTTCGATGGTCCATCGGTTACTGGAGACACTGAAGCGGCTGTTCTATCTATCTCAGTGGACAATCGCGTTTGCGTTCATAGTTTGCAGTATAGAC ATTCTTTACCAGCCTGGGTAGCTGTTTTTGCAATCATACTGATATTGTTTGTAACGTTTTGTTTCTGTTCATACATTGGGCTGTGA